From the bacterium genome, the window GACGGTCGAGATCGCGGATCGCGGTCCGGGTGTGCCGGCGCCGGAGCAATCCCGGATTTTCGAGAAATTCTACCGAAGCGGCAAAAAGGACGTTTGGGGCAGCGGCCTTGGGCTCGCGATCTGCCAGGGCATTCTCAAGGCCCACCAGGGCGAGATCGGCGTCAAGGACCGTGACGGCGGCGGAAGCTTGTTCTATTTTTCGTTGCCTCTCGAAAACGGAGGAAAGGCCGCATGACCACCACGAATCCATCGGTCCTGGTCGTCGAGGACGACTCGCAAATCCGGCAATTCCTGAAGGTCGGCCTCGAAAGCAACGGTTACGCCTACCTCGAATCCGTGCAGGGCAAGCAGGGCTTGTCCGAAGTGGCGACGCGCAATCCGGACCTCGTCGTCTTGGATTTGGGATTGCCCGACATGGACGGGATCGACTTTCTGAAAAACCTGCGCGAATGGTCGAAGGTGCCGGTGATCGTCCTGACCGCCCGCGGCAACGAGCAGGACAAGATCAACGCCCTGGACCTCGGCGCCGACGACTATCTCACCAAACCCTTCGGCGTCGGCGAGCTGCTCGCCCGCATCCGTGTCGCTTTGCGCCACGACGCCCAGAGGGCGAGCGGGGAGGACTTGCCGCTCTTCGAAAACGGAGCGCTTCGGATCGATTTCGTGAAGCGCCAGGTCTTCGTCGGCGACCGCGAGGTCCACCTGACGCCGACGGAATACAAGATCCTCACGTTGCTCGCCCATCATGCCGGCAAGGTGCTGACCCAGCGCCAGATCCTGACGGAGGTGTGGGGGGCGGCTTACGCCGAGCGGGGGGACTATTTGCGCGTCCACATGCACCAGCTCCGGCACAAGATCGAGTCCACACCCGCGCGACCCAAGTGGCTCATCAACGAGCCGGGCGTCGGGTACCGGATGACCGTGGAGGAACGGCGAAAAGACGATTAGGACGCCAGCCCCCGGATCAGGA encodes:
- a CDS encoding response regulator, which produces MTTTNPSVLVVEDDSQIRQFLKVGLESNGYAYLESVQGKQGLSEVATRNPDLVVLDLGLPDMDGIDFLKNLREWSKVPVIVLTARGNEQDKINALDLGADDYLTKPFGVGELLARIRVALRHDAQRASGEDLPLFENGALRIDFVKRQVFVGDREVHLTPTEYKILTLLAHHAGKVLTQRQILTEVWGAAYAERGDYLRVHMHQLRHKIESTPARPKWLINEPGVGYRMTVEERRKDD